A single ANME-2 cluster archaeon DNA region contains:
- a CDS encoding glycosyltransferase, which produces MAVIPVTQKQDLVSLVVPAYNEEERIRETLDELYGHFSRIPHEILVVMDGCTDNTHDIVEEFTRSHSTIRSVLYPVKLGKGGGILLGIKSARGTVIAVVDADGAVPPHDVGRMVDMVADGIDCVISSRYLPGSVIHTAQPWYRILASRGFNSLVKLLFSLPFKDTQCGCKVLRAEAARTVAGEIQTFDYAFDVELLWRLGQHGYTIIEVPVEWRHREGSKLDLKKVIPQMFSAVIKLRLKREG; this is translated from the coding sequence ATGGCAGTGATACCAGTGACACAAAAACAGGATTTGGTTTCTCTTGTGGTGCCTGCCTATAATGAAGAAGAACGTATCCGGGAAACCCTGGATGAATTATACGGTCATTTTTCTCGCATCCCCCACGAGATCCTGGTGGTCATGGACGGTTGCACAGATAACACCCATGATATCGTTGAGGAATTTACCCGGAGCCACTCCACTATCAGGTCTGTGCTCTATCCTGTCAAACTGGGCAAAGGTGGCGGGATCCTTCTTGGTATTAAGAGTGCACGGGGAACTGTCATAGCAGTGGTGGATGCAGACGGGGCAGTGCCGCCCCATGATGTGGGCCGGATGGTAGATATGGTGGCAGACGGAATTGACTGCGTCATCTCATCCCGGTACCTGCCCGGTTCGGTGATACATACAGCCCAGCCCTGGTACAGGATTCTTGCCAGCCGGGGATTCAATTCCCTGGTGAAACTGCTGTTCAGCCTGCCTTTCAAGGATACCCAGTGCGGCTGCAAGGTGCTACGCGCAGAAGCCGCCCGAACCGTGGCTGGAGAGATACAGACTTTTGACTATGCCTTTGATGTTGAACTGCTCTGGCGGCTGGGACAGCACGGGTATACTATTATAGAGGTGCCGGTGGAATGGCGGCACAGGGAAGGCTCGAAACTGGATTTGAAAAAGGTCATCCCCCAGATGTTCTCGGCAGTGATTAAACTGAGACTGAAAAGAGAAGGCTGA
- the tgtA gene encoding tRNA guanosine(15) transglycosylase TgtA — protein MPDIFEITHRDSAGRIGRLTTPHGVVETPTIMPVINPNIQTIPAKEMRDFGARILITNSYIIYRKPELKQRAVEEGVHALLGFDGPVMTDSGSFQLSVYGEVEVDNAEIIGFQHAIGTDIGVPLDIPTSPGADHEQAAQELAITNARLMEALELNKDSGMLLAAPVQGGTHTDLREQAGRELGRAGFDIYPIGAVVPLMESYRYAELVDVIVSAKKGLPSSVPVHLFGAGHPMVFALAAALGCDLFDSAAYALYAKDDRYLTAEGTYHIQDLNYLPCSCPICSSHTAAGIRSSPDRTQLLARHNLYATFAEMRLVKQSIRDGNLWELVERRARIHPRMLDGLKRAVTHAGWLEQFDPSTKSTFFYCGPESTCRPEVMRWGSRLERLELAGTVLIRPGGRLKNESEYDNVLHFKPPFGAYPVELQETYPLNAEVPVVPDHESLTNALLNTKKLMQLNPDAEFSFVYRTSWDHPLVEEICRMASHSWSI, from the coding sequence ATGCCAGACATTTTTGAGATCACACACAGGGACTCGGCAGGCAGGATTGGCCGCCTTACCACACCTCACGGAGTTGTAGAAACACCTACCATCATGCCGGTCATCAACCCCAATATCCAGACCATACCTGCAAAGGAGATGCGGGATTTTGGGGCCCGGATACTTATTACCAATTCATATATCATCTACCGCAAACCCGAATTAAAGCAACGTGCTGTCGAAGAAGGTGTACATGCCCTGCTTGGATTTGACGGTCCTGTGATGACAGACAGCGGCTCGTTCCAGTTGAGCGTCTACGGTGAGGTGGAGGTGGACAATGCCGAAATAATCGGTTTCCAGCATGCCATCGGTACTGATATCGGGGTGCCGCTGGACATACCCACATCGCCCGGTGCGGACCATGAACAGGCAGCGCAGGAACTGGCAATCACCAATGCGAGACTCATGGAGGCCCTGGAACTGAATAAGGATTCAGGGATGCTGCTGGCAGCGCCGGTCCAGGGAGGCACCCATACAGACCTCAGGGAACAGGCAGGCAGGGAACTGGGACGAGCAGGATTCGATATTTATCCTATCGGGGCAGTAGTGCCGCTGATGGAATCCTACCGTTATGCCGAACTGGTGGATGTTATCGTCAGTGCAAAGAAGGGCCTGCCGTCATCAGTTCCGGTGCACCTGTTCGGCGCCGGGCATCCCATGGTGTTCGCACTGGCGGCAGCACTGGGCTGTGACCTGTTCGATTCGGCTGCCTATGCCCTGTATGCCAAAGATGACCGATACCTGACAGCTGAGGGTACCTACCATATCCAGGACCTGAACTATTTACCCTGCTCATGTCCCATCTGCAGCAGTCATACTGCCGCAGGGATCAGGTCAAGTCCTGACAGGACCCAACTGCTGGCCAGGCACAACCTGTATGCCACCTTTGCTGAGATGAGGCTGGTGAAACAATCTATCAGGGATGGCAATTTATGGGAACTGGTGGAGAGGCGGGCCCGCATCCATCCCAGGATGCTTGACGGCCTGAAGCGGGCTGTTACCCATGCCGGGTGGCTCGAGCAGTTCGACCCCAGTACCAAATCAACATTCTTCTACTGCGGTCCCGAATCCACCTGCCGCCCGGAGGTCATGCGCTGGGGCAGCCGGCTTGAGAGGCTGGAACTGGCCGGTACCGTGCTGATACGACCGGGCGGGCGGCTCAAGAACGAATCCGAATACGATAATGTGCTGCACTTTAAACCACCGTTCGGGGCATATCCGGTGGAATTACAGGAGACCTACCCCCTGAATGCAGAGGTGCCTGTGGTTCCGGACCATGAATCCCTGACCAATGCCCTTTTGAACACGAAAAAACTGATGCAGCTTAATCCGGATGCTGAGTTCTCGTTCGTGTACCGCACGTCCTGGGACCACCCCCTGGTAGAAGAAATATGCCGGATGGCAAGCCATAGCTGGTCTATCTAA
- the pyrE gene encoding orotate phosphoribosyltransferase, protein MVVKSMDNELIQALKDCKAVKFGDFTLASGRKSKYYIDIKKATSDPGTLTLIAGRIMAIIKEQNICVEAIGGVAVGGIPLATAVSLASGLPLVIIRKSLKDYGTGGRFIGDIEGRSLLMVEDVTTTGGSVIEAIRSLRDEGAVVDTVITVVDRDEGAQSGLNALDVKLVPLVSASDLLGQ, encoded by the coding sequence ATGGTAGTGAAAAGTATGGACAATGAACTGATTCAGGCATTAAAGGACTGCAAAGCCGTGAAGTTCGGCGATTTCACCCTTGCTTCAGGCAGGAAAAGTAAGTATTATATCGACATCAAGAAAGCCACTTCAGACCCGGGAACGCTCACGTTGATAGCAGGCAGGATAATGGCAATTATCAAAGAGCAAAACATTTGCGTTGAGGCCATAGGCGGGGTTGCAGTTGGCGGGATACCACTGGCTACCGCAGTATCGCTGGCATCGGGCCTGCCCCTGGTGATCATCCGCAAATCCCTGAAAGATTACGGTACAGGAGGGCGGTTCATTGGTGATATCGAGGGGCGAAGCTTGCTCATGGTAGAGGATGTCACGACCACGGGCGGTTCTGTGATAGAGGCCATTCGGTCTTTGAGGGACGAAGGGGCAGTGGTGGATACGGTAATCACTGTTGTGGACAGGGATGAGGGGGCACAGAGCGGTCTGAACGCGCTGGATGTAAAACTGGTACCGCTGGTTTCCGCATCCGACCTGCTGGGGCAGTAA
- a CDS encoding CDP-2,3-bis-(O-geranylgeranyl)-sn-glycerol synthase — translation MTFIDIAAASVWLMLPAYAANPMAAVFGGGMPMDLGRNFRDGRRILGDGKTFRGLVAGTVCGLVTGLIQIGVAPRIAENGLLSDWPFFQSALDAYSSGTMLVVGLMALGALLGDSAESFIKRRLNLKRGAMFPVADQLDFVLGAWVLTFIVAPVWFKTYFTSWILVTVLVITPLLHLMTNVFGYLIKVKNEPW, via the coding sequence ATGACCTTCATCGACATTGCAGCTGCATCTGTATGGCTCATGCTGCCGGCATATGCTGCAAACCCCATGGCTGCCGTGTTCGGGGGTGGTATGCCCATGGACCTTGGCAGGAATTTCAGGGATGGCCGGCGCATACTCGGGGACGGTAAAACGTTCCGGGGACTGGTCGCCGGGACAGTATGCGGGCTGGTGACAGGGCTCATCCAGATAGGAGTGGCGCCACGTATTGCAGAGAATGGTTTACTCTCTGATTGGCCATTCTTCCAGTCAGCCCTTGATGCATATTCTTCGGGCACGATGCTGGTGGTCGGACTGATGGCACTGGGCGCGCTTCTGGGCGATAGTGCCGAGAGTTTTATCAAGCGTCGTCTGAACCTTAAGCGGGGTGCCATGTTCCCGGTTGCCGACCAGCTGGATTTTGTACTGGGAGCCTGGGTACTTACGTTCATAGTCGCACCGGTCTGGTTCAAAACCTATTTCACATCCTGGATACTGGTGACGGTACTGGTGATAACACCCCTGTTGCACCTTATGACGAATGTGTTTGGATATCTTATAAAGGTCAAGAACGAACCATGGTAG
- a CDS encoding hydrogenase maturation nickel metallochaperone HypA — protein sequence MCSVGDAFGVDVADSLDTKSCKCKDCGNQFQGMGKRIICPTCQSRNVEVV from the coding sequence ATGTGCAGTGTAGGCGATGCATTCGGTGTAGATGTTGCGGATTCCCTTGATACAAAGAGTTGTAAATGCAAGGATTGCGGAAACCAGTTCCAGGGTATGGGCAAGAGGATTATCTGTCCCACATGCCAGTCCAGGAACGTGGAAGTGGTGTGA